Sequence from the Candidatus Methylomirabilota bacterium genome:
ACCGAGAAAGGGTCTGAAGTGTGTAGTAGTCGTCCTCGATGATAATAATTCGCACGGTCCTTCCCTACCGTGATCCTGCAGTAGCAAGGAAAGTGCCAAGTGCTGAAGGGTTTTCAGCCTTGGAATGGAGCGGTTAAGAGGGGTGGAGAGGGCGACGTCGGAAGGAAAGAGTGACATTCTGCCCGAGGATTGCAACTACTCTGCGCTATGTTGTTAGGCGCTGGCAGTCAGCAGCCAGCTGTCAGCCATCAGCAATGAACTTGGACCCACCAGACTACTGGTAGCTGATTGCTGATAACCTGTCTCAGCGACAGCCCCGTGCTTCCTGAATGCTGATTTGGTAGGTCAGAAGTTTGCGGTAGAGGGTTTTGGGATCGATCCCCAAGATCTGCGCTGCCTCTCCCCGGTGCCCCTTTACCTGCTCGAGGACGCGGGTGATATGATCCCGCTCCACTTCTTCGAGAGTGGAGAGAGCTCCGGACGGGGCGGACTTCCCCGGTGTGATCCGGTCTAGCTGGAGATCCAGGGGAAGATCCTCTGGTTCGATTTGGGACTTCGGGGAGAGGATGAGCGCCCGGCGAATGACGTGTTGGAGCTCCCGGACATTCCCTGGCCAGGAGTATCGCACCATGAGATCGATGGCCTCGCCGCTTACGGTCTTCTTCCCTAAGGGGGCAAAGACCTGGAGGGAGTGGCGGGTCAGTAAAGGAATGTCCTCAGGCCGGTCCCGAAGAGGGGGAATGTGGATCGGAAGGACATTGATTCGATAGTATAAATCCTCCCGGAACTTTCCGGACTTGACCAACTCCTGGAGATCTCTGTTGGTTGCCGAGAGGATCCGAACATCTACGTGTCGCTCCCGAGTGCTTCCGACTCGGAAGAACTGGCCGGTCTCGATGACCCGCAGAAGTTTAAGCTGCATGGCTGGGGAGATCTCGCCGATCTCGTCCAGCAGTAACGTCCCTCCGTCCACCACCTCAAAGAGGCCGAGCTTGGCAGAGTGGGCGCCGGTGAAGGCCCCCTTCTCGTGCCCAAAGAGCTCACTCTCGAGGATGCTCTCCTGGAGTGCCCCGCAGTTGATGACGAGGAAAGGTTGGTCTTTCCGCTTCGAAAGCTGGTGGATGGCCTTCGCGATCAGTTCCTTGCCAGTCCCGCTCTCGCCGGTGATCAGGACGGGGGAATCGGTCGGGGCGACCCGCGAGAGCATCTCCAGAACCCGTCGGATCTTCGGGCTCGCTGTGACGATCTCCGGAAACTGCTCGTCCTGTCCCAGGCGGGTCTTGAGATAGAGATTCTCTCGGATAATCTGCCGTTTTTCGTACGCCTTCTGGATGAGGAGATTGAGGTCTGCAGTCTTGCAGGGCTTCGTAATATAGGTGTACGCGCCGAGCTTCATAGCCTCCACTGCAGTGGGGATGGTTCCGTGTCCGGTGAGAATGATCACCTCAGGGACGAGGGCCCACTTCTTCACCTCCTTGAGCACCTGCATGCCGCTCAGCTTAGGCATCTTGAGATCCAGAATAACGATATCGAATTCATGCACCTTGAGTTTCTCGAGGGCCTCCCGACCGTCCGAGGCGACTTCAGTGTTGTGCCCCTCCCGTCCGAGCTCTGTTTTCAACACTCGCGCAAAGTTTTTCTCGTCGTCGGCGATCAAGACCCGGATCTTGCCCTGTGCGGTTCGCATCATCTCCCCTGGTTAGTCTGAGTCTTTGCGGGAGGAAAGTAGACGCGGACGACCGTCCATTTCCCCTCGACCGAATGGATATCGATTCTCCCTCCGTGGGCGCCCACGATGCCCTCAGCGATGTAGAGACCCAACCCAGCACCCTTGCCGGGGGGCTTGGTGCTGAAGAAGGGTTCGAAGACTCGCGGAAGGAGATCGGGGGAGACCCCCCGGCCGGTGTCCTCGATCTCCACCTGGACCCCGTGGGCTGATAACCGGATCGGAGCCGGTGAACCGGTGAAAGCCCTCGCTCCAAGACCGGTTGTCCTGGCCCTCACGGTGAGGATACCCCCGCCATCCATAGCCTCGAGTGCGTTCATCAGGAGGGCCAGGAAGGCCTGACGGAGCTCGCCCTCGTTGCCCAGCAGCAGGGGCAATTCAACATCAAAGTCTTGGGTGACGGTAATTCCCCGGCTCCGGAGTTGAAAACCCAATACACGCAGAGTCCCCTCGAGCAGGACGCGCAGATCGATGGGCTGCTGCTCCCCGCTCCCCTCTCGACTGAGGTCGGAAAGGCCGGCCAGGATTCCCTTGCAGCGGTAGACCTCATCCTCGATGATCCGAGGATACAGCCTGAAATACTCCGCATCCTGTAAGGCCGGCGTGAGATCCTGGCTATGTTTGAGGAGTGCCTCCGCACAAGAAGCAATCGTGGCCATCGGATTGTTGATTTCGTGGGCGATGCCGGAGGCGAGCTGGCCGATCCCGGCTAACTTCTCACTGGCCAGGAGTTGGCGCTCGATCCGTCGCCGTTCGGTGATGTCCTCGACGAGGGTAATCACGTGCGTGACGTCTCCGCGGCCGTCGGTGAGGGGGACTTTGCTGACCCGGAATGTCCTCTGCTCGCCTTCCACTTCCGATTCTTCCTCCACCTGGGGGGTGGCCCCGGTCTCAAAAACCTGCCGGAACTCCTCCTCGATCCTCGTGCGCTGCAAGGAGGGAAGCACCTGAAAAAGATTTCGGCCGATTACGTCCTTGCGCCTCATGCCAGGCGGGCCGGTCTCCCGCGTTCGGTTCCAGGCGACGATAGTGAAGCTTCGATCAATCACATAGAGCCCCAGGGGAAGGCTGTCCAGGATCTTCTGTGTCAAGCCCCGCTCTCGCAATAGCAACGGTTGTTCGGTGAGAAGGAAGAGAAAGCCTTTCTTCCAGGGGCTCGCCTCGAGGTGCAGACCCCCTTTGGCTAGGACAAGCTCTACCGGGCCGTTTTTTTCCTGGAGCTCCTCCACGAGAGATCGCACCTGGGGTTGTAGCGGGCGGGGGAAGGCGGCGCTGAAGTCCTCGCGGGAAAGCTGACGGCGGGGTAGCCGCAAGAGACCCCACCAGGCGGGATTCGCATTGAGGATCTTGCCGTGTCGGTCTAAGGCGAGGACTCCAACATCCAGGCGGGAGAGCAGGATGTTCAGGAGGCTCTCCGGGGCCTGTCCCCTGACGCGAACCTTACGTACTGACCTGGCTTTCGGCTTTCGACCTACGCCCCTGGCCACGCCTCCCCCAATGGTGGGGCCTATAATAGCCCCGCTGCCTGGGTTTTGCAAGGAGGGGAAGTGGTTGTCAGCGGAGGATTGAATGATCGAGGCTGAAGCTCGGGAAGGGAATGGCATTGATCCCGGGCGGCCAGTTCGGTATAAAGATATCTAAAGGGTGAGGGCCACGCTTTTTTATGGAGGTCAAAGGATGCATTTTCCAACGCGTCGCCCCCGACGTCTTCGGCGGTCGGAGACGATTCGCCGAATGATGCGGGAGACGACCCTGCAGGTGGACGATCTCATTATGCCCCTCTTTGTTGTTCATGGAACGGGCATCCGACAAGAGATTGCGCCCATGCCTGACAATTACCAACTCTCCGTGGACCAGCTCACCAAGGAAGTCAAGGAGATTGCGGCGCTCGGGATTCCCGCGGTCATCCTCTTCGGCATTCCAGAGCACAAGGATGCCTACGGATCCGAGGCCTACGCCAAGGATGGGATCATCCAGCAGGCCGTCCGGGCCATTAAAGATTCGGTCACCGACCTCCTCGTCATCACCGACACCTGTCTCTGCGAATATACCAGTCACGGCCATTGCGGGGTCGTGGAGCACGGAAGCGTCAAGAACGATCCGACCATAGAGCTACTCGCAAAGGCGGCAGTCTCCCAGGCGGAGGCGGGCGCGGACATGATAGCCCCTTCGGACATGATGGACGGGCGGGTGGCTGCAATCCGGGAAGCCCTGGATACAGATGGTTTTGAGGAGGTCGCGATCATGGCGTACGCGGCCAAGTACGCCTCGAGCTTTTACGGGCCCTTCCGGGAGGCGGCGGAGGCAACCCCTCAATTCGGTGATCGGAGGAGCTATCAGATGGATTCGGCCAACGCCGCAGAGGCCTTACGCGAGGTGGCCCTGGACATCGAGGAGGGGGCCGATATTGTCATGGTAAAGCCTGCCCTGGCTTATCTGGACATCGTGTGGCGGATCCGGACGGAGTTTGACGTGCCGGTGGCCGCCTATAATGTGAGTGGGGAATTTGCCATGGTCAAGGCCGCCGCTCGGCTGGGCTGGCTAGAGGAGGAGCGGGCCATGTGCGAGATCCTCACCGCGATCAAGCGGGCTGGTGCCGATCTGATCCTCACCTACTTCGCCAAAGACGCCGCCCGCCTGCTGCGCCGCAACGAGTAGTTCCTACCACCTCCGCCCTGGGGTCCTGCCGTCAGCCCTGAGCAGTCAGCTGGGATCCCGCGACGGGTCATTAGTATGTAAGAGGATGAGGTCTGCTGTTGGGAGAGAGGCCATGGACAAGAGGTCATCGGATTTATTTGAAGAGGCACAGCGGTACCTACCGGGTGGCGTGAACAGCCCCGTCCGGGCCTTTCGGGCCGTGGGGGGACGACCCTTCTTTGTCGAGAAGGGAGACGGGTCCCGAATCTATGATGTGGATGGAAACGTCTACATCGACTACGTCTGCTCCTGGGGTCCTTTGATTCTGGGACACGCCCACCCTCAGGTTGTGGAGGCGTTGCAGAAGACGGCAGGACGGGGGACGAGCTACGGCGCCCCGACAGAGCTGGAGGTCATCTTAGCCCGGATGGTGACAGAGGCCCTCCCCTCAGTCGAGATGGTGCGCTTTGTGAACTCGGGGACCGAAGCCGTCATGAGTGCCCTCCGGGTGGCCCGGGCGTACACCCAGCGGGACAAGGTGGTCAAGTTTGCCGGCTGCTACCATGGTCATGCGGATAGCCTGTTGGTCAAGGCCGGCTCGGGCGCCTTGACCCTGGGCGTCCCGAATTCCGCCGGTGTTCCCGAGGCCGTAGCGAGAGACACCATCACCCTCGGATATAACAATCTGGACCAGGTCCGAGAGGTAATGGGGTCGCTGGGGAAGGAAGTGGCGTGTATCATTGTCGAGCCCGTGGCCGGTAACATGGGGGTAGTTGCACCGAGTCCAGGCTTTCTCGAGGGGCTGAGGGAACTAACCTTGAAGCATGGAGCCCTTTTAGTCTTTGACGAGGTGATCACCGGCTTTCGTCTCAGCTACGGTGGAGCACAAGGACTGTACGGAATCCGCCCCGACCTGACATGTCTCGGGAAGGTCATCGGAGGAGGGCTACCGGTTGGTGCCTATGGGGGGCGGCGTGACATCATGGAAAATGTTGCTCCATTGGGGCCGGCGTACCAGGCGGGTACCCTCTCCGGCAATCCGCTGGCCATGACGGCAGGGATCCAGACTTTGACCCTCTTGAGAAGCGGGCGGATCTATGAAGAGCTTGAGGAACAGGGAAGATCCCTCGCCGAGGGAACCGAGGAGGCATACCGGGCAGCGAATTTGTTGTGTTGCCTGAACCGGGTTGGTTCCATGTGGACCCTTTTCTTTACGCATGGTCCGGTAAAGGATGACCGGGATATCGAACGGGCCAACGTGGGAGGTTACGCCCGTTACTTTCATGCCATGTTGGATCGGGGGATCAGCCTTCCCCCTTCTCAATTCGAGGCTGCTTTCCTCTCAGCCGCCCACAGCACCCAGGACGTGGCGGAGACCATTGAGGCGTCCCGCGAGGCCCTCCAACTAGTCAGTCACGGGTGAATTCGGTCAGGGAGGCTAGTTCAATCCGAGACATGGAAGAGGCCACACGTAGTCTTGGCTCATCGTTCAGGGTTCATGGTTCAGGGGTAAGAATGCGGGTCCGAGTTTTGCCGTGAACTCTGAACTATGAATGAGGAGAGCGGTCATCGGTCCCTGGTCGTCGGTCTGCGGTCATCGGAAATCGGTCATCGGAGATGGAGCCCATGGATTATCTCGAACACTTCATCCATCGGGTAAGCGGGGCTCAAGCAACTGTCGATACGCCCCGCTGCCTCCGGGAGCACTCTGGGCTTTCGGACTGTCACCTCTGCGTAAAAAGCTGCCCGGTCGAGAGCATTGATCTCAGCGGGGGAGTCCACGTCCTCAGTCACTGCACCGGCTGCGGGATCTGTCTCACCGTCTGTCCCGTTTCTGCCTTTGATTTGAACGGAGCGAGAGCAGGGCAGTTGCTTTCCCAGCTTGCCTCCCTCCTGCGGGAGAGCCAGGATCTGTTGGTCAGCTGCGAGCGGAGTGCCGATGCTGGATCGGCCGATCTGATCGTGCCCTGCCTTGCGCGAATGGACGAGACTCTCTTGATGGGTGCGCTGGCCCTCGGAGCCCGGGAGCTTTGCCTCACCAGAGCGCCCTGCCAGGGCTGCCCGTACCCGGAGGCTACTGCACGGTACCGGCGGATGCTCGGTCGGGTGCGCACGTGGGATCGAGTCCTTCCGGGATCTTCCGAGCGAATCCTCGAAGTGGGTGAGGGGGAGGAGGCTAGGGAAAAGCACAAAAAGGCGAGAGCTGAGAGCCTGGACCGCCGGGCCTTTTTCACCTGGGTGAGAAGTGAGGGGGTGCACCTCATGGCTTCTTTCCTCGACGACTTCTCCCAGGGTTTTCAGGGCAGAGAGTCCATGAGGGGTGTTTCCCTTCCTCTTCGGAATCAACTCCTTCCCCAATTCCTGAGAAAGCTTAAGGTCCAGCAGGGTGAGGTCCCTTACGATCCTGAGGGCCCCTTTGCGGACCTCCTCCTCGATGAGGTCAAGTGTAACGCCTGTGAGGCCTGCTTCCAGATCTGTCCCACGAGAGCAATCCAGCGGGAGGGGGGTGAGGAAGCCTTCCGCCTCACGCTGGACGCGAGCCGTTGCGTCAACTGCAGTCTCTGCCTGGATGCCTGCATACCGAATGCGTTGACCTATCGGCAGGGACTTTCACTCAAAGTTGTTGCCTCACGGGAACCGCAGGTTCTCGTGGAGAAGACATATCGTCATTGTGTCCGGTGTGAGGTACGCTTCCTCTCCAGCGGAGAGGTGGATTCCGAGGATCTGTGCTCGGCCTGCTGTTATCTAGCGGATCTGGAAAGCACCTCGGCCATTGCGCATGAAGGGGCAGGAGGAGTGACCGCGGTGGGGAAGGGAGAGAAGGATATTGGTCAAGGTGTACAGGAGGAGTGAAGAGACCTGAAAAAGACCTGGTGGAAAGGTCGAATCCGGCGACATTTCCCTTGACAATGCCAGAAAATCTATGTTAAGGATGGTGGTAGTTAGTAACACAATTCACAAGCTCGCAGAGAATTCCGGGACACGATGCCCTGTGACGGGGCATTTTTATTGTTGAGAGGGTATGGCAGCGGATTACGCATATGTCGCCCTCTTCCTGATCGTTGGCGCCCTCTTCGTGGTGTTCAACATTGATATCCTTTCGCGCCTGATCCGACCCGCGAAGCCGACGCCGGAGAAGCTTGCTACATACGAGTGCGGCGAAGATCCCATCGGCAGCCCCTGGCTTCGGATCCACATCCGGTACTATCTCTTTACCCTGATGTTTATCCTCTTCGCGGTGGAAACGGTCTTCCTCTTCCTCTGGGCCATTGTCTACCGCTCCCTCGGCTTGTTTGCCTTCATCGAGATGATGATTTTCATCATCATCCTCCTGGTCGGCCTCGCGTACGCGTGGGCCAAGGGAGCACTCGAATGGGTCTAATCGTTGACCGAAAAGATCGTTCACAGTTCACGGTGCATGGTTCACGGCAAGACAGGGGACTTCAATCTGTGAACTGTCAACTCTGAACCGTGAACCCTTCCAACGGTTGTCGGTCGTCGGTGATCGGGATTATGACGGCAGAAGATATCCTGCAGCAGATCCAGTCCCGGTTTGGGGGCGAGATTCGAACGGCAGAGGTCCGGCGTGGAGAGGCTTGTGTGACCATCGGGGCGGACCGGAATTATGAGATCTGTCGCTTTATTAGAGAGGAGCTGGGCTACGACTACCTGAATTGCCTGAGTGGCGTTGATTGGCCGACCGATAACGAGATGGAAGTAGTTTATGCTATCTCGTCCCTGAAACAGCCGGGGAAGATCATGCTCCGGGCGCGGGTCCCCCGGGATGAGCCCGTCCTTCGCTCGGTGGTCCCCCTGTGGGCGACCGCGAACTGGCACGAGCGGGAAGCCTATGATCTCTTGGGGATCCGCTTTGAGAACCATCCAGACCTTCGGCGGATTCTCCTCTCCGAGGACTGGATCGGCCATCCCCTGCAGAAAGATTACCAGGATGAGCGGTTCGTGCCTTACCCCTGGGACGACCGAAAGCCTGGAACGGTTGCCCGGCCGACGACGGCATAGGGAACACGTGAGATGACGACAGTCAACTTTCAACTAGAACAGATCAAAAAACGGACCACCGAATCCATGGAGGAGATGTGGGTCAACATGGGGCCCCAGCACCCGTCGACCCACGGGGTCCTGCGGCTGCTGTTGAAGCTGGACGGGGAAGTGGTGCGCGAATGCATCCCCTACCTGGGCTATATGCACCGCTGCCACGAAAAGATCGGGGAGAACCGGGCCTACGTCCAGATCATTCCCTACACCGACCGCCTCGACTATCTCGCCTCCATGTACAACAATTGGGCCTACTGCCTCGCCTGCGAGCGGCTGATGGAGATCCCGATCCCGGAGCGGGCAGAGTACCTCCGGGTCATCATCGGGGAGCTGCAGCGGATCGCCTCGCACCTCATCTGGCTGGGGACCTTCGGCCTCGACCTGGGTAACTTCACCCTCTTCATGTGGTGCTTCCGGGAGCGGGAGATGGTTCTCGACCTGTTCGAGGCGGTCTCGGGGCAACGGCTCAATTACAGCTTCATGCGGATTGGGGGGCTGGCCCTGGATGTCCCGGAGGGGTGGCTGGCGGATGTCAAGGCCTTCCTGGCGTATTTCAAACCGCGCCTGCTCGAATACGACCGGCTGACCACCGACCAGATCATCTGGCAAAAGCGGATCCAGGGGGTGGGGATCCTCAAGCCCGAGGATGCCATCAGCTACGCCTGCTCCGGGCCCATGCTCCGGGGCTCGGGGATCCGGTGGGATCTGCGGCGCGACGACCCG
This genomic interval carries:
- a CDS encoding sigma-54 dependent transcriptional regulator codes for the protein MRTAQGKIRVLIADDEKNFARVLKTELGREGHNTEVASDGREALEKLKVHEFDIVILDLKMPKLSGMQVLKEVKKWALVPEVIILTGHGTIPTAVEAMKLGAYTYITKPCKTADLNLLIQKAYEKRQIIRENLYLKTRLGQDEQFPEIVTASPKIRRVLEMLSRVAPTDSPVLITGESGTGKELIAKAIHQLSKRKDQPFLVINCGALQESILESELFGHEKGAFTGAHSAKLGLFEVVDGGTLLLDEIGEISPAMQLKLLRVIETGQFFRVGSTRERHVDVRILSATNRDLQELVKSGKFREDLYYRINVLPIHIPPLRDRPEDIPLLTRHSLQVFAPLGKKTVSGEAIDLMVRYSWPGNVRELQHVIRRALILSPKSQIEPEDLPLDLQLDRITPGKSAPSGALSTLEEVERDHITRVLEQVKGHRGEAAQILGIDPKTLYRKLLTYQISIQEARGCR
- a CDS encoding PAS domain-containing protein, giving the protein MARGVGRKPKARSVRKVRVRGQAPESLLNILLSRLDVGVLALDRHGKILNANPAWWGLLRLPRRQLSREDFSAAFPRPLQPQVRSLVEELQEKNGPVELVLAKGGLHLEASPWKKGFLFLLTEQPLLLRERGLTQKILDSLPLGLYVIDRSFTIVAWNRTRETGPPGMRRKDVIGRNLFQVLPSLQRTRIEEEFRQVFETGATPQVEEESEVEGEQRTFRVSKVPLTDGRGDVTHVITLVEDITERRRIERQLLASEKLAGIGQLASGIAHEINNPMATIASCAEALLKHSQDLTPALQDAEYFRLYPRIIEDEVYRCKGILAGLSDLSREGSGEQQPIDLRVLLEGTLRVLGFQLRSRGITVTQDFDVELPLLLGNEGELRQAFLALLMNALEAMDGGGILTVRARTTGLGARAFTGSPAPIRLSAHGVQVEIEDTGRGVSPDLLPRVFEPFFSTKPPGKGAGLGLYIAEGIVGAHGGRIDIHSVEGKWTVVRVYFPPAKTQTNQGR
- the hemB gene encoding porphobilinogen synthase: MHFPTRRPRRLRRSETIRRMMRETTLQVDDLIMPLFVVHGTGIRQEIAPMPDNYQLSVDQLTKEVKEIAALGIPAVILFGIPEHKDAYGSEAYAKDGIIQQAVRAIKDSVTDLLVITDTCLCEYTSHGHCGVVEHGSVKNDPTIELLAKAAVSQAEAGADMIAPSDMMDGRVAAIREALDTDGFEEVAIMAYAAKYASSFYGPFREAAEATPQFGDRRSYQMDSANAAEALREVALDIEEGADIVMVKPALAYLDIVWRIRTEFDVPVAAYNVSGEFAMVKAAARLGWLEEERAMCEILTAIKRAGADLILTYFAKDAARLLRRNE
- the hemL gene encoding glutamate-1-semialdehyde 2,1-aminomutase translates to MDKRSSDLFEEAQRYLPGGVNSPVRAFRAVGGRPFFVEKGDGSRIYDVDGNVYIDYVCSWGPLILGHAHPQVVEALQKTAGRGTSYGAPTELEVILARMVTEALPSVEMVRFVNSGTEAVMSALRVARAYTQRDKVVKFAGCYHGHADSLLVKAGSGALTLGVPNSAGVPEAVARDTITLGYNNLDQVREVMGSLGKEVACIIVEPVAGNMGVVAPSPGFLEGLRELTLKHGALLVFDEVITGFRLSYGGAQGLYGIRPDLTCLGKVIGGGLPVGAYGGRRDIMENVAPLGPAYQAGTLSGNPLAMTAGIQTLTLLRSGRIYEELEEQGRSLAEGTEEAYRAANLLCCLNRVGSMWTLFFTHGPVKDDRDIERANVGGYARYFHAMLDRGISLPPSQFEAAFLSAAHSTQDVAETIEASREALQLVSHG
- a CDS encoding 4Fe-4S binding protein, which codes for MDYLEHFIHRVSGAQATVDTPRCLREHSGLSDCHLCVKSCPVESIDLSGGVHVLSHCTGCGICLTVCPVSAFDLNGARAGQLLSQLASLLRESQDLLVSCERSADAGSADLIVPCLARMDETLLMGALALGARELCLTRAPCQGCPYPEATARYRRMLGRVRTWDRVLPGSSERILEVGEGEEAREKHKKARAESLDRRAFFTWVRSEGVHLMASFLDDFSQGFQGRESMRGVSLPLRNQLLPQFLRKLKVQQGEVPYDPEGPFADLLLDEVKCNACEACFQICPTRAIQREGGEEAFRLTLDASRCVNCSLCLDACIPNALTYRQGLSLKVVASREPQVLVEKTYRHCVRCEVRFLSSGEVDSEDLCSACCYLADLESTSAIAHEGAGGVTAVGKGEKDIGQGVQEE
- a CDS encoding NADH-quinone oxidoreductase subunit A, which codes for MAADYAYVALFLIVGALFVVFNIDILSRLIRPAKPTPEKLATYECGEDPIGSPWLRIHIRYYLFTLMFILFAVETVFLFLWAIVYRSLGLFAFIEMMIFIIILLVGLAYAWAKGALEWV
- a CDS encoding NADH-quinone oxidoreductase subunit C — translated: MIGIMTAEDILQQIQSRFGGEIRTAEVRRGEACVTIGADRNYEICRFIREELGYDYLNCLSGVDWPTDNEMEVVYAISSLKQPGKIMLRARVPRDEPVLRSVVPLWATANWHEREAYDLLGIRFENHPDLRRILLSEDWIGHPLQKDYQDERFVPYPWDDRKPGTVARPTTA
- a CDS encoding NADH-quinone oxidoreductase subunit D; this encodes MEEMWVNMGPQHPSTHGVLRLLLKLDGEVVRECIPYLGYMHRCHEKIGENRAYVQIIPYTDRLDYLASMYNNWAYCLACERLMEIPIPERAEYLRVIIGELQRIASHLIWLGTFGLDLGNFTLFMWCFREREMVLDLFEAVSGQRLNYSFMRIGGLALDVPEGWLADVKAFLAYFKPRLLEYDRLTTDQIIWQKRIQGVGILKPEDAISYACSGPMLRGSGIRWDLRRDDPYGIYDRFDFDIPVGVSGDVWDRFWVRRREMEESVKIVEQALKDIPPGPVLSPVAKKLRAPVGDIYSRVESPRGELGHYIVADGSERPYRYKVRAPTFANLSALPVMLPGYMVADAVAVLGSVDIVLCEVDR